The genome window AAACTGGAAGTGGATCGCGAACTGATTCCATTCAAGGATGGCGTGGATGGCGCGTATGTAGCGAAGTTGGTGAGAACGTAGCCGTCGAGGTCAGGAGGCGGAAATGGGTGGCCACAAAAAGGCGCAAAAAGCACAAAGAGTTTGCGATCTATTGCGCAATGCCCCGTGCTGTGAGGCACGAAAGATTCATAGCGGCGGCTTTTAAGCCGCCGTTTTTTGTTTGAGAGCCGCGTCGCGTTAGCGACGCAAGAAGTATTCTTCAGTCACTACGTGACCGTGATTCTGATTGCATTTACAGCGGCTTAAAAACCGCTGCTATGAATCTTCGTTCGCTACGCGAACAAAACGACGGCTTTTTCCCACGTTTTAACCGATCACGAATCACCCCTTTAGCGCTCCATCCCCCTTCGCCTTCATCACCATGATCTTGTCCACCCGGTGCCGGTCCATGTCCAACACCTCAAAAACATAGCCCTGCGCTTCAAAAATCTCGCCTTCTTTCGGCACCCGATTGAAGCGTTGCATCACGAATCCGGCTAGCGTCTGGTAGTCCCGGTTGTTTTCCTTATCGAAACGGAAGCCGGGCAGGGCGCGTTCCACCTTTTCAAGGTCCACCATGGCATCAATCAGCCATGTGCCGTCATCGCGCTGGCGCACTTCGGGCTTGGAGCGTTCCTCCTGCGTGGCCACCTCACCCACGATGGCTTCCATGATGTCGTTTAGTGACACAATACCCGTGATGGAGCCGAATTCATTCGTCACGATCGCGATGTGTTTACCGCTGGATTTGAACGTCTCCAACAATTGCAGGCTGATCTGCGTCTCGGGCACCACCAAGGGCTTCACCATCACGTCTTTGATCTTTACGCCCACACCGGCGGCGAGGTTGGCGTAGATGGCCTTGATGGAGACGATACCCACTACATTGTCACGATTACCCCGGTAAACGGGGAAGTACGTGTGGCCGCTGACCACGATCTTGTGCCAGGCCGTCTCATGCGGTTCATCCGCGCTGAGCCAGATGATCTTGGGCCGCGGTGTCATCAGATCGCGGACTTTAAGCAGGTCAAGCTCCAGCACGCTGCTCACCATCTGGCTCTCCACATGATGAAAGGCACCGGCCCGCATGCCTTCCTGCATGAGGATTTTGACCTCTTCCTCGGAAACGGCGTTCTCATCTTTGGTTTTTACGCCTGCCAGACGTAGTAAAGAATCCGTCGAGAAAGTGAGAAAATTGACAATCGGGCTGGTGCATTTGGAGAGAAAGTTCATGAAGCCCGCCATCGTCATGGCGATGCCTTCCGGATTGCCCAACCCAATGCGTTTCGGCAGCAATTCACCCAAGACCAGCGAGAAATAAGTGATGGCGGTGACGACGATGCCGAAGGCGGCTGTCTGGGCATAAGTTCCCAGCATTGGTTCCAGCAAAGGAGTTAACTTAGCAGACAGCTTGGCACCGCCGAACGCGCCGGCGATGATACCTACCAAGGTGATGCCGATCTGTACTGTGGAGAGGAAGCGGTTCGGCGATTCGGCCAAGGCCAGCGCGGCTTTGGCGCGGTTGCTTCCTGCATCCGCGAGCTGGCGCAACTTGCCTTTCCGCGAAGACACGACGGCGATCTCCGCCATGGCGAAAATACCGTTCGCCGCCAGCAGCAGGAACACGATTAAGATTTCAAAGGCCACTTGAGTCACGCGCCTAGATTAGCAGAGGGCAGACGATTTCGCCTTGGAAAATTTCGTTTTTATTGGAATAGACCTAGTTTCGTAGCCGCCGACGTGAGGAGGCGGATCATGCCAGCCAGCAAGTTCAGCCTCGTCACCTCGGTAGCTACGTCTTAGGTTTTCGCCGTGACCGTTCTGGAAGTGATACAACGCAGTGCCGAGTTTTTGCAGCGCAAGCAGGTGGAATCGCCGCGCTTGCAGGCGGAACTCCTGCTGGCGCATGTGTTGAAGATGGCGCGGCTCAAGCTCTACCTGAACTTCGAGCGTGCTTTGAAGCCAGAGGAAGAAGCGGCCATGCGCGAACTGGTTCAGCGTCGGGGCAAGCGGGAGCCGTTGCAGCATCTGGTGGGGAGCGTGAATTTTTGCGGTTATGAGCTGGCGGTGAGCCGGGATGTGCTCATTCCACGACCGGAGACGGAAACGCTGGCGGAGTTGGCGTGGACGTATATCAATGGTTTGCCGGAAGGAGATCTGCGGGCCTTGGACCTCGGCACAGGTTCAGGCTGTTTGCCTATCACCATCGCCCTGAAATCACCGCGTGTTGCGTTTGATACGGTGGATATTTCCGCCGCCGCTTCTGCGCTTGCGCGGAAGAACGCGGAGAAACATCAGTTGAACGGGCGGGTGAAGTTCTTGGAAGGCGACTTATTCGCGCCCTTGAGCCAAGGGCAGAGATATCACCTCATCATCAGTAATCCGCCCTACATCGAAGCAGCGGAGATTGAGACGCTGGAGCCGGAGGTGAAGGATTTTGATCCGCGTGTCGCCTTGGATGGCGGGGCAGATGGCTTGGAATTTTATCATCGGTTGGCGAAAGAAGGTTCAGTGTGGCTGGTGGCGGGTGGAAGGTTGATGGCGGAGTTTGGCGAAGGGCAGGGACCGGCCATTCAAAAGATTTTTGAGGATCATGGTTGGGCGGTTCACGGTTTGGAAAAAGATTTAAGCGGTCGTGAACGCTTCGTGATTGCCAGCGTGCGAGGCGCGTGAAAAAGTCGCGCGTCGCAGATTTTTCACGCGATAAATTTTTCAGCAGGATTTCGAATCTATGGACAGTCTTTTGATCAAAGGCGGCATTCCGCTGCACGGCGATGTGCAGATCAGCGGAGCCAAGAACGCGGTGCTTCCCCTCATGGCCGCGACGCTCCTCACCTCTGAACCTTGCGTCATCACGCGCGTGCCGGACTTGAGCGACGTGAAGTTCATGGGGCAGATCCTCACCTCGCTCGGCGCGAAGGTGGAGATCGAGGGCGATGTGGTGAAGATTCACGCGCACAAGATCAAAGGGACGGGTGATTACGATCTGATCCGTAAGATGCGCGGTTCCATCTGCATTTTGGGGCCACTCTTGGCGCGGTTGAAGAAGGCTACGGTGTCGCTGCCCGGCGGTTGCGTCATCGGTGCGCGTCCTGTGGACTTGCACTTGAAGGGCTTGGAAGCCTTGAGCGCGAAGATCACGGTGGAGCATGGCTATGTGATTGCGAAGGCGCCGAAGTTGATCGGTCGCGAGATGTTCTTGGGTGGTCGTTCAGGCCCAACGGTGCTCGGCACGGCGAACATCATGATGGCCGCAACGTTGGCGGAAGGCGTCACCATTATTGATAGCGCGGCGTGCGAGCCGGAAGTCGTCGATCTGGCGAACTTCCTGAACGCCATGGGCGCGAAGATCACGGGTGCGGGCAGTCCCACCATCACCATCACGGGTGTCAAAGAATTGCATGGTGCGGAGCACGAGGTCATTCCGGACCGTATCGAAGCGGCCACTTACGCCATCGCCGCTGCGGCAACGAATGGTGAAGTGACGCTGCATGGTGCCCGAGCGGATCACATGCACGCCATCTTGGACAAACTTCGCGAAGCCGGTGTGAAGGTGGAACGCAGTGGCCCACGCATCACCATCAAGCGCGGTGGTAAGCTCAAGCCCGTGGATGTCGTCACGCAGCCTTATGCCGGTTTCCCCACGGATGCGCAGGCGCAGATGATGGTGCTCATGGCGCTGACGCCAGGTATCAGCATCATCACGGAACGCATTTTCGAGGCGCGCTTCATGCACGTCAGCGAATTGCTCCGTCTCGGTGCGGATATCGCCATCGAAGGACCGAGCGCCATCGTGAAGGGTGGCAAGCCCCTCAGCGGTGCGGAAGTCATGGCGAGCGATTTGCGCGCCTCGGCAGCCTTGGTCATCGGCGGCATGGCGGCGAAAGGTTCCACCCAAGTGAACCGCATCTACCATCTGGACCGTGGCTACGAGAAGATCGATGAGAAGCTGAAGAAGCTGGGAGCACGGGTGTCGCGGGTTAAAGAATAATGACCAATGCCTAAGCTCGGCCCCGACTTTGCAGGACGGGGTGCATGACGAAGGAATGAGTTAAGCACCAATTCCTAAGGCTAAAAATCTTAAAGCTCCGGTTTCTTTTTAAGGACCGGAGCTTTTCATTTGATCATTGCTCATTCCTTCGTCATTCGGATTTCGTCATTGGTCATTTATTTCTGCTGGCTCTATAGGGCATCCGGCATTAGATTGCCCCGGTTTCCAAGAATAAGCCGAGGTCAATATGGATATTAATTTTGCCTGCCCGAACTGTAATGTGTTGCTGACCGCTGACAGCTCCATGGTCGGAGATGAGATCCAGTGTCCACAATGCAACCTGACATTCAATGT of Verrucomicrobiia bacterium contains these proteins:
- a CDS encoding hemolysin family protein, which translates into the protein MTQVAFEILIVFLLLAANGIFAMAEIAVVSSRKGKLRQLADAGSNRAKAALALAESPNRFLSTVQIGITLVGIIAGAFGGAKLSAKLTPLLEPMLGTYAQTAAFGIVVTAITYFSLVLGELLPKRIGLGNPEGIAMTMAGFMNFLSKCTSPIVNFLTFSTDSLLRLAGVKTKDENAVSEEEVKILMQEGMRAGAFHHVESQMVSSVLELDLLKVRDLMTPRPKIIWLSADEPHETAWHKIVVSGHTYFPVYRGNRDNVVGIVSIKAIYANLAAGVGVKIKDVMVKPLVVPETQISLQLLETFKSSGKHIAIVTNEFGSITGIVSLNDIMEAIVGEVATQEERSKPEVRQRDDGTWLIDAMVDLEKVERALPGFRFDKENNRDYQTLAGFVMQRFNRVPKEGEIFEAQGYVFEVLDMDRHRVDKIMVMKAKGDGALKG
- the prmC gene encoding peptide chain release factor N(5)-glutamine methyltransferase, with amino-acid sequence MTVLEVIQRSAEFLQRKQVESPRLQAELLLAHVLKMARLKLYLNFERALKPEEEAAMRELVQRRGKREPLQHLVGSVNFCGYELAVSRDVLIPRPETETLAELAWTYINGLPEGDLRALDLGTGSGCLPITIALKSPRVAFDTVDISAAASALARKNAEKHQLNGRVKFLEGDLFAPLSQGQRYHLIISNPPYIEAAEIETLEPEVKDFDPRVALDGGADGLEFYHRLAKEGSVWLVAGGRLMAEFGEGQGPAIQKIFEDHGWAVHGLEKDLSGRERFVIASVRGA
- the murA gene encoding UDP-N-acetylglucosamine 1-carboxyvinyltransferase, whose translation is MDSLLIKGGIPLHGDVQISGAKNAVLPLMAATLLTSEPCVITRVPDLSDVKFMGQILTSLGAKVEIEGDVVKIHAHKIKGTGDYDLIRKMRGSICILGPLLARLKKATVSLPGGCVIGARPVDLHLKGLEALSAKITVEHGYVIAKAPKLIGREMFLGGRSGPTVLGTANIMMAATLAEGVTIIDSAACEPEVVDLANFLNAMGAKITGAGSPTITITGVKELHGAEHEVIPDRIEAATYAIAAAATNGEVTLHGARADHMHAILDKLREAGVKVERSGPRITIKRGGKLKPVDVVTQPYAGFPTDAQAQMMVLMALTPGISIITERIFEARFMHVSELLRLGADIAIEGPSAIVKGGKPLSGAEVMASDLRASAALVIGGMAAKGSTQVNRIYHLDRGYEKIDEKLKKLGARVSRVKE